The proteins below are encoded in one region of Nitrospinota bacterium:
- a CDS encoding EamA family transporter: protein MRIDSHRGEGSMTGILIVFLAAAGFSTKAILVKYSYRYGADALTTLALRMAFSIPFFIAMAVWGEMRSEKRICGRDLAIIGALGIVGYYLSSYLDFLGLMYVSAGLERLILFMCPTIVVGISAIFMGRRITARDIFALALCYAGVFMAFANEAGLDGEHVALGAALVATATVTYAIYLVTGAEVIKRAGAMRFTAYAMIVSGMAVMTHFVMAKETVAVRVSSEVAGLAIVMALIATVIPSLLMSEGLRRIGAGKTAIVSSAGPVITIWLAYMTLGEPVSAPQIGGTALIIAGALSVGGDPAGGKA, encoded by the coding sequence ATGCGCATAGACAGCCACCGGGGAGAAGGCTCCATGACGGGGATACTGATAGTTTTCCTCGCGGCGGCCGGATTTTCAACCAAGGCCATTCTGGTGAAATACTCATACAGGTATGGGGCCGACGCCCTCACCACGCTAGCTTTGCGAATGGCCTTTTCAATCCCGTTCTTCATCGCAATGGCGGTGTGGGGTGAAATGCGTTCCGAAAAGCGCATCTGCGGGAGGGATTTGGCCATCATCGGCGCGCTGGGGATCGTCGGCTACTACCTTTCGTCCTATCTGGACTTTCTGGGGCTTATGTATGTGTCGGCGGGGCTGGAGCGGCTGATACTTTTCATGTGCCCCACCATCGTGGTGGGGATATCCGCCATCTTCATGGGCCGCAGGATAACGGCGCGGGACATTTTTGCGCTGGCGCTATGCTATGCCGGAGTGTTCATGGCGTTTGCCAACGAAGCGGGACTGGACGGGGAACACGTGGCCTTGGGCGCGGCGCTGGTGGCCACGGCAACAGTCACCTATGCTATTTATCTTGTGACAGGCGCCGAGGTGATAAAGCGCGCCGGGGCGATGCGGTTCACCGCGTATGCGATGATCGTATCGGGCATGGCGGTGATGACGCACTTTGTCATGGCGAAGGAAACAGTGGCCGTCCGTGTATCGTCCGAGGTCGCCGGACTGGCCATTGTGATGGCGCTGATCGCAACGGTCATCCCATCGCTGCTGATGTCTGAAGGATTGCGGCGCATCGGGGCCGGCAAGACGGCCATTGTCAGCTCGGCCGGGCCGGTGATCACCATATGGCTTGCTTATATGACGCTCGGCGAGCCTGTGAGCGCCCCCCAGATAGGCGGAACGGC